One genomic region from Strix uralensis isolate ZFMK-TIS-50842 chromosome 19, bStrUra1, whole genome shotgun sequence encodes:
- the SMURF2 gene encoding E3 ubiquitin-protein ligase SMURF2 isoform X2 yields MSNQGARRNGPVKLRLTVLCAKNLVKKDFFRLPDPFAKVVVDGSGQCHSTDTVKNTLDPKWNQHYDLYIGKSDSITISVWNHKKIHKKQGAGFLGCVRLLSNAINRLKDTGYQRLDLCKLGPNDNDTVRGQIVVSLQSRDRIGTGGQVVDCSRLFDNDLPDGWEERRTASGRIQYLNHITRTTQWERPTRPASEYSSPGRPLSCFVDENTPITGTNGATCGQSSDPRLAERRVRSQRHRNYMSRTHLHTPPDLPEGYEQRTTQQGQVYFLHTQTGVSTWHDPRVPRDLSNINCEELGPLPPGWEIRNTATGRVYFVDHNNRTTQFTDPRLSANLHLVLNRQNQLKDQQHQQQQQVVSLCQLPDEAECLTVPRYKRDLVQKLKILRQELSQQQPQAGHCRIEVSREEIFEESYRQVMKMRPKDLWKRLMIKFRGEEGLDYGGVAREWLYLLSHEMLNPYYGLFQYSRDDIYTLQINPDSAVNPEHLSYFHFVGRIMGMAVFHGHYIDGGFTLPFYKQLLGKPITLDDMELVDPDLHNSLVWILENDITGVLDHTFCVEHNAYGEIIQHELKPNGKSIPVTEENKKEYVRLYVNWRFLRGIEAQFLALQKGFNEVIPQHLLKTFDEKELELIICGLGKIDVNDWKANTRLKHCTPDSNIVKWFWKAVEFFDEERRARLLQFVTGSSRVPLQGFKALQGAAGPRLFTIHQIDASTNNLPKAHTCFNRIDIPPYESYDKLYEKLLTAIEETCGFAVE; encoded by the exons ATATATTGGGAAGTCGGATTCAATAACAATCAGTGTGTGGAATCACAAGAAAATTCATAAAAAGCAGGGAGCTGGTTTTCTGGGTTGTGTGAGACTTCTTTCAAACGCAATCAACCGCCTTAAAGACACTGGTT ATCAGAGGTTGGATCTGTGCAAGCTTGGGCCAAATGACAACGATACTGTTAGAGGACAGATAGTAG TAAGTCTTCAGTCCAGAGACCGAATAGGCACAGGAGGACAAGTTGTGGATTGCAGTCGGTTATTTGATAATGATTTACCAGATGG GTGGGAGGAGCGGAGGACTGCTTCTGGAAGGATCCAGTATTTAAATCATATTACACGAACAACTCAGTGGGAGCGACCAACACG GCCAGCATCTGAATACTCCAGTCCAGGCAGACCGCTGAGCTGTTTTGTGGACGAGAACACTCCAATTACAGGAACGAATGGTGCGACCTGCGGGCAGTCGTCGGATCCCCGCCTGGCAGAGAGGAGAGTCAGGTCACAGAGGCACAGAAATTACATGAGCAGGACACACTTGCACACTCCTCCTGATTTACCTGAAGGATATG AGCAAAGGACAACTCAGCAGGGTCAGGTCTATTTTCTGCATACTCAGACTGGTGTTAGCACGTGGCACGATCCAAGAGTACCTAG GGATCTTAGCAACATCAATTGTGAAGAGCTTGGTCCACTGCCTCCTGGATGGGAGATCCGAAATACAGCAACAGGCAGAGTTTATTTTGTTGACCATAACAACAGGACAACGCAGTTTACAGATCCACGCCTATCTGCTAACTTGCATTTAGTCTTAAA CCGCCAGAATCAACTTAAAGATCAgcaacaccagcagcagcagcaggtagtGTCCCTGTGTCAGCTTCCAGATGAGGCAGAGTGTCTGACTGTGCCAAGGTACAAGCGAGACCTAGTGCAGAAACTCAAGATCCTGAGGCAAGAGCTGTCACAGCAGCAACCTCAAGCTGGCCATTGTCGTATTGAGGTCTCCAGGGAAGAGATTTTTGAG GAATCCTACAGACAAGTCATGAAGATGAGGCCAAAAGACCTGTGGAAACGATTAATGATAAAATTTCGTGGGGAGGAAGGCCTTGATTATGGAGGTGTTGCCAG ggagTGGCTCTACCTATTGTCACATGAAATGTTGAATCCGTATTACGGTCTCTTCCAATATTCCCGAGATGATATCTATACACTGCAAATCAACCCAGACTCTGCAGTCAACCCG GAACACTTATCATATTTCCATTTTGTTGGACGGATAATGGGGATGGCTGTGTTTCACGGACACTATATTGATGGGGGCTTCACGTTGCCTTTCTATAAGCAGTTGCTAGGGAAGCCAATTACTTTGGATGATATGGAATTGGTGGACCCTGATCTTCATAACAGCTTAGTCTGGATACT TGAGAATGATATCACAGGAGTCTTGGACCATACGTTTTGTGTAGAACACAACGCATACGGGGAAATTATTCAACATGAACTGAAACCCAATGGGAAAAGCATCCCCgtgacagaggaaaacaaaaaggaatatgTCAG ACTTTATGTAAACTGGCGATTTTTACGAGGAATTGAAGCTCAGTTTCTGGCTCTACAGAAGGGATTTAATGAAGTAATCCCACAACATCTGCTGAAGACATTTGATGAGAAAGAGTTAGAG ctCATCATTTGTGGACTGGGAAAAATTGATGTTAATGACTGGAAGGCAAATACTAGGTTAAAACACTGTACCCCAGACAGCAACATCGTGAAATGGTTCTGGAAAGCTGTGGAGTTTTTTGATGAAGAGAGGAGAGCCCGACTTCTCCAGTTTGTGACTGGCTCATCCAGAGTGCCTCTGCAGGGCTTCAAGGCATTACAAG gtgCTGCAGGCCCACGACTATTTACAATACACCAGATCGATGCCAGCACTAATAATTTGCCGAAAGCTCATACCTG CTTTAACCGAATAGACATTCCTCCTTACGAAAGCTATGACAAGCTATACGAGAAGCTGCTAACTGCCATTGAAGAAACATGTGGGTTTGCTGTGGAATGA
- the SMURF2 gene encoding E3 ubiquitin-protein ligase SMURF2 isoform X1, whose protein sequence is MSNQGARRNGPVKLRLTVLCAKNLVKKDFFRLPDPFAKVVVDGSGQCHSTDTVKNTLDPKWNQHYDLNKENWKIQDRYIGKSDSITISVWNHKKIHKKQGAGFLGCVRLLSNAINRLKDTGYQRLDLCKLGPNDNDTVRGQIVVSLQSRDRIGTGGQVVDCSRLFDNDLPDGWEERRTASGRIQYLNHITRTTQWERPTRPASEYSSPGRPLSCFVDENTPITGTNGATCGQSSDPRLAERRVRSQRHRNYMSRTHLHTPPDLPEGYEQRTTQQGQVYFLHTQTGVSTWHDPRVPRDLSNINCEELGPLPPGWEIRNTATGRVYFVDHNNRTTQFTDPRLSANLHLVLNRQNQLKDQQHQQQQQVVSLCQLPDEAECLTVPRYKRDLVQKLKILRQELSQQQPQAGHCRIEVSREEIFEESYRQVMKMRPKDLWKRLMIKFRGEEGLDYGGVAREWLYLLSHEMLNPYYGLFQYSRDDIYTLQINPDSAVNPEHLSYFHFVGRIMGMAVFHGHYIDGGFTLPFYKQLLGKPITLDDMELVDPDLHNSLVWILENDITGVLDHTFCVEHNAYGEIIQHELKPNGKSIPVTEENKKEYVRLYVNWRFLRGIEAQFLALQKGFNEVIPQHLLKTFDEKELELIICGLGKIDVNDWKANTRLKHCTPDSNIVKWFWKAVEFFDEERRARLLQFVTGSSRVPLQGFKALQGAAGPRLFTIHQIDASTNNLPKAHTCFNRIDIPPYESYDKLYEKLLTAIEETCGFAVE, encoded by the exons caacaagGAAAACTGGAAAATTCAAGACAG ATATATTGGGAAGTCGGATTCAATAACAATCAGTGTGTGGAATCACAAGAAAATTCATAAAAAGCAGGGAGCTGGTTTTCTGGGTTGTGTGAGACTTCTTTCAAACGCAATCAACCGCCTTAAAGACACTGGTT ATCAGAGGTTGGATCTGTGCAAGCTTGGGCCAAATGACAACGATACTGTTAGAGGACAGATAGTAG TAAGTCTTCAGTCCAGAGACCGAATAGGCACAGGAGGACAAGTTGTGGATTGCAGTCGGTTATTTGATAATGATTTACCAGATGG GTGGGAGGAGCGGAGGACTGCTTCTGGAAGGATCCAGTATTTAAATCATATTACACGAACAACTCAGTGGGAGCGACCAACACG GCCAGCATCTGAATACTCCAGTCCAGGCAGACCGCTGAGCTGTTTTGTGGACGAGAACACTCCAATTACAGGAACGAATGGTGCGACCTGCGGGCAGTCGTCGGATCCCCGCCTGGCAGAGAGGAGAGTCAGGTCACAGAGGCACAGAAATTACATGAGCAGGACACACTTGCACACTCCTCCTGATTTACCTGAAGGATATG AGCAAAGGACAACTCAGCAGGGTCAGGTCTATTTTCTGCATACTCAGACTGGTGTTAGCACGTGGCACGATCCAAGAGTACCTAG GGATCTTAGCAACATCAATTGTGAAGAGCTTGGTCCACTGCCTCCTGGATGGGAGATCCGAAATACAGCAACAGGCAGAGTTTATTTTGTTGACCATAACAACAGGACAACGCAGTTTACAGATCCACGCCTATCTGCTAACTTGCATTTAGTCTTAAA CCGCCAGAATCAACTTAAAGATCAgcaacaccagcagcagcagcaggtagtGTCCCTGTGTCAGCTTCCAGATGAGGCAGAGTGTCTGACTGTGCCAAGGTACAAGCGAGACCTAGTGCAGAAACTCAAGATCCTGAGGCAAGAGCTGTCACAGCAGCAACCTCAAGCTGGCCATTGTCGTATTGAGGTCTCCAGGGAAGAGATTTTTGAG GAATCCTACAGACAAGTCATGAAGATGAGGCCAAAAGACCTGTGGAAACGATTAATGATAAAATTTCGTGGGGAGGAAGGCCTTGATTATGGAGGTGTTGCCAG ggagTGGCTCTACCTATTGTCACATGAAATGTTGAATCCGTATTACGGTCTCTTCCAATATTCCCGAGATGATATCTATACACTGCAAATCAACCCAGACTCTGCAGTCAACCCG GAACACTTATCATATTTCCATTTTGTTGGACGGATAATGGGGATGGCTGTGTTTCACGGACACTATATTGATGGGGGCTTCACGTTGCCTTTCTATAAGCAGTTGCTAGGGAAGCCAATTACTTTGGATGATATGGAATTGGTGGACCCTGATCTTCATAACAGCTTAGTCTGGATACT TGAGAATGATATCACAGGAGTCTTGGACCATACGTTTTGTGTAGAACACAACGCATACGGGGAAATTATTCAACATGAACTGAAACCCAATGGGAAAAGCATCCCCgtgacagaggaaaacaaaaaggaatatgTCAG ACTTTATGTAAACTGGCGATTTTTACGAGGAATTGAAGCTCAGTTTCTGGCTCTACAGAAGGGATTTAATGAAGTAATCCCACAACATCTGCTGAAGACATTTGATGAGAAAGAGTTAGAG ctCATCATTTGTGGACTGGGAAAAATTGATGTTAATGACTGGAAGGCAAATACTAGGTTAAAACACTGTACCCCAGACAGCAACATCGTGAAATGGTTCTGGAAAGCTGTGGAGTTTTTTGATGAAGAGAGGAGAGCCCGACTTCTCCAGTTTGTGACTGGCTCATCCAGAGTGCCTCTGCAGGGCTTCAAGGCATTACAAG gtgCTGCAGGCCCACGACTATTTACAATACACCAGATCGATGCCAGCACTAATAATTTGCCGAAAGCTCATACCTG CTTTAACCGAATAGACATTCCTCCTTACGAAAGCTATGACAAGCTATACGAGAAGCTGCTAACTGCCATTGAAGAAACATGTGGGTTTGCTGTGGAATGA
- the SMURF2 gene encoding E3 ubiquitin-protein ligase SMURF2 isoform X3 encodes MQVLRGKQKDQRLDLCKLGPNDNDTVRGQIVVSLQSRDRIGTGGQVVDCSRLFDNDLPDGWEERRTASGRIQYLNHITRTTQWERPTRPASEYSSPGRPLSCFVDENTPITGTNGATCGQSSDPRLAERRVRSQRHRNYMSRTHLHTPPDLPEGYEQRTTQQGQVYFLHTQTGVSTWHDPRVPRDLSNINCEELGPLPPGWEIRNTATGRVYFVDHNNRTTQFTDPRLSANLHLVLNRQNQLKDQQHQQQQQVVSLCQLPDEAECLTVPRYKRDLVQKLKILRQELSQQQPQAGHCRIEVSREEIFEESYRQVMKMRPKDLWKRLMIKFRGEEGLDYGGVAREWLYLLSHEMLNPYYGLFQYSRDDIYTLQINPDSAVNPEHLSYFHFVGRIMGMAVFHGHYIDGGFTLPFYKQLLGKPITLDDMELVDPDLHNSLVWILENDITGVLDHTFCVEHNAYGEIIQHELKPNGKSIPVTEENKKEYVRLYVNWRFLRGIEAQFLALQKGFNEVIPQHLLKTFDEKELELIICGLGKIDVNDWKANTRLKHCTPDSNIVKWFWKAVEFFDEERRARLLQFVTGSSRVPLQGFKALQGAAGPRLFTIHQIDASTNNLPKAHTCFNRIDIPPYESYDKLYEKLLTAIEETCGFAVE; translated from the exons ATGCAAGTCTTAAGGGGTAAACAAAAAG ATCAGAGGTTGGATCTGTGCAAGCTTGGGCCAAATGACAACGATACTGTTAGAGGACAGATAGTAG TAAGTCTTCAGTCCAGAGACCGAATAGGCACAGGAGGACAAGTTGTGGATTGCAGTCGGTTATTTGATAATGATTTACCAGATGG GTGGGAGGAGCGGAGGACTGCTTCTGGAAGGATCCAGTATTTAAATCATATTACACGAACAACTCAGTGGGAGCGACCAACACG GCCAGCATCTGAATACTCCAGTCCAGGCAGACCGCTGAGCTGTTTTGTGGACGAGAACACTCCAATTACAGGAACGAATGGTGCGACCTGCGGGCAGTCGTCGGATCCCCGCCTGGCAGAGAGGAGAGTCAGGTCACAGAGGCACAGAAATTACATGAGCAGGACACACTTGCACACTCCTCCTGATTTACCTGAAGGATATG AGCAAAGGACAACTCAGCAGGGTCAGGTCTATTTTCTGCATACTCAGACTGGTGTTAGCACGTGGCACGATCCAAGAGTACCTAG GGATCTTAGCAACATCAATTGTGAAGAGCTTGGTCCACTGCCTCCTGGATGGGAGATCCGAAATACAGCAACAGGCAGAGTTTATTTTGTTGACCATAACAACAGGACAACGCAGTTTACAGATCCACGCCTATCTGCTAACTTGCATTTAGTCTTAAA CCGCCAGAATCAACTTAAAGATCAgcaacaccagcagcagcagcaggtagtGTCCCTGTGTCAGCTTCCAGATGAGGCAGAGTGTCTGACTGTGCCAAGGTACAAGCGAGACCTAGTGCAGAAACTCAAGATCCTGAGGCAAGAGCTGTCACAGCAGCAACCTCAAGCTGGCCATTGTCGTATTGAGGTCTCCAGGGAAGAGATTTTTGAG GAATCCTACAGACAAGTCATGAAGATGAGGCCAAAAGACCTGTGGAAACGATTAATGATAAAATTTCGTGGGGAGGAAGGCCTTGATTATGGAGGTGTTGCCAG ggagTGGCTCTACCTATTGTCACATGAAATGTTGAATCCGTATTACGGTCTCTTCCAATATTCCCGAGATGATATCTATACACTGCAAATCAACCCAGACTCTGCAGTCAACCCG GAACACTTATCATATTTCCATTTTGTTGGACGGATAATGGGGATGGCTGTGTTTCACGGACACTATATTGATGGGGGCTTCACGTTGCCTTTCTATAAGCAGTTGCTAGGGAAGCCAATTACTTTGGATGATATGGAATTGGTGGACCCTGATCTTCATAACAGCTTAGTCTGGATACT TGAGAATGATATCACAGGAGTCTTGGACCATACGTTTTGTGTAGAACACAACGCATACGGGGAAATTATTCAACATGAACTGAAACCCAATGGGAAAAGCATCCCCgtgacagaggaaaacaaaaaggaatatgTCAG ACTTTATGTAAACTGGCGATTTTTACGAGGAATTGAAGCTCAGTTTCTGGCTCTACAGAAGGGATTTAATGAAGTAATCCCACAACATCTGCTGAAGACATTTGATGAGAAAGAGTTAGAG ctCATCATTTGTGGACTGGGAAAAATTGATGTTAATGACTGGAAGGCAAATACTAGGTTAAAACACTGTACCCCAGACAGCAACATCGTGAAATGGTTCTGGAAAGCTGTGGAGTTTTTTGATGAAGAGAGGAGAGCCCGACTTCTCCAGTTTGTGACTGGCTCATCCAGAGTGCCTCTGCAGGGCTTCAAGGCATTACAAG gtgCTGCAGGCCCACGACTATTTACAATACACCAGATCGATGCCAGCACTAATAATTTGCCGAAAGCTCATACCTG CTTTAACCGAATAGACATTCCTCCTTACGAAAGCTATGACAAGCTATACGAGAAGCTGCTAACTGCCATTGAAGAAACATGTGGGTTTGCTGTGGAATGA